In Aegilops tauschii subsp. strangulata cultivar AL8/78 chromosome 3, Aet v6.0, whole genome shotgun sequence, one genomic interval encodes:
- the LOC109767387 gene encoding uncharacterized protein, with amino-acid sequence MKEFRMCFKTYAVKHEFDAKTVWTDRKKFYARCRGFDGSVKPCKWYISARLQPDGSTVRVNQIPNQHTCITSSQRVSTMTSQLWVAEKITPILAKTPNTTTRKLKVDLEKMYSIKLKYTTVWKAKQRAMKNLYADWENTFRMLYNFKAEVEKMSPGSVVEIDTEVSAEVEVKFSKFFMALKPCINGFKAGCRPYLSIDSSFLTGKWNGQLAACNALDGYNWMFPIAVGLFQSETEASWTWFMIELKRCLGPVPPLAIHTDACKGLENSVKNVFPHAEQRECFGHLWMNLIKKFRGKEFGRMWPAARSYTRHTHKYHLDKIMAACDEFGPWLNTYHSLLWYRSAFNTAIKCDHINNNLAESFNNKVKELQDLPVHDMVDQIRIMLMRLWELRRRIGDCLQGDKLLGVVQQVVNRSRCLSHLFVEKYSPWGAEVRDNKTGRRHVVNTELHDCTCLEWQHTGKPCEHAILFLASQPKINMHPYLHEYYSVARFKAAYATPIPALTDQSQWPEVDIEFSMCPPLTKRKGGWPKQSRFKAWFEKGGSNKKGKKDGKPKRDQKGNKNRCKL; translated from the coding sequence ATGAAGGAGTTTAGGATGTGTTTCAAGACTTACGCAGTGAAACATGAGTTTGATGCCAAGACTGTTTGGACTGATAGAAAGAAGTTTTATGCGAGGTGCAGAGGATTTGATGGTAGTGTCAAGCCTTGCAAGTGGTACATATCTGCTAGACTGCAACCTGATGGAAGTACTGTCAGGGTTAACCAAATCCCCAATCAACATACTTGTATTACAAGTTCACAGAGAGTATCAACCATGACATCACAACTTTGGGTTGCAGAAAAGATCACCCCAATTTTAGCCAAAACACCAAACACTACTACCAGGAAACTCAAAGTAGACTTGGAAAAGATGTACTCCATTAAACTGAAATATACCACAGTGTGGAAGGCAAAACAAAGGGCAATGAAAAATTTATATGCTGATTGGGAAAATACATTTAGGATGCTTTACAACTTCAAAGCAGAGGTGGAAAAGATGTCACCTGGCAGTGTTGTGGAGATAGATACAGAGGTATCAGCCGAAGTTGAAGTCAAGTTCTCCAAGTTTTTTATGGCTTTGAAGCCTTGCATCAATGGCTTCAAAGCAGGGTGCCGTCCATATTTGAGCATAGACTCATCATTTTTGACTGGCAAGTGGAATGGTCAGTTGGCAGCATGCAATGCTCtagatggatacaactggatgtTTCCTATTGCTGTTGGCTTGTTTCAGTCAGAAACAGAGGCTTCATGGACATGGTTCATGATCGAGTTGAAAAGATGCCTAGGGCCAGTGCCACCTTTGGCTATACACACAGATGCATGTAAGGGGCTTGAAAATTCAGTGAAAAATGTTTTCCCACATGCTGAGCAGAGGGAGTGCTTCGGTCATTTGTGGATGAATTTGATCAAAAAATTTAGAGGAAAAGAATTTGGGCGCATGTGGCCAGCAGCAAGATCTTACACTAGACACACACACAAATATCATCTTGATAAGATAATGGCAGCATGTGATGAGTTTGGTCCATGGCTGAACACCTACCATTCTTTGTTATGGTACAGGTCAGCATTCAACACTGCCATCAAGTGTGACCACATCAACAACAATTTGGCAGAGAGTTTCAACAACAAGGTGAAGGAGTTACAAGATTTGCCTGTGCATGACATGGTTGACCAAATCAGGATCATGCTCATGCGGTTGTGGGAATTGAGAAGAAGGATAGGTGATTGTTTGCAAGGTGATAAGCTTCTAGGAGTGGTACAACAGGTGGTCAATAGGAGCAGATGTCTTTCACATTTGTTTGTTGAAAAATATTCACCTTGGGGTGCTGAAGTTAGAGATAACAAAACTGGAAGGAGACATGTTGTTAACACTGAATTGCATGATTGCACTTGCCTCGAGTGGCAACACACTGGTAAACCATGTGAGCATGCCATTCTTTTCTTAGCATCCCAACCGAAGATAAACATGCACCCATATTTGCATGAATATTATTCGGTAGCAAGATTCAAAGCTGCATATGCTACTCCAATTCCAGCACTTACAGATCAGTCTCAGTGGCCTGAAGTGGACATTGAATTTTCCATGTGTCCTCCCTTGACGAAAAGAAAGGGTGGCTGGCCTAAACAGAGTAGATTCAAGGCATGGTTTGAGAAAGGTGGGAGTAATAAGAAGGGAAAGAAAGATGGAAAGCCAAAAAGGGACCAAAAAGGTAACAAAAACAGATGCAAGTTGTGA